A window from Hoeflea sp. IMCC20628 encodes these proteins:
- a CDS encoding cytochrome c, whose amino-acid sequence MKRLALGLGVLAAAGAAVGLWLTAPVPVAAERLQRIAALDGDAAAGEMLFWAGGCASCHAAPGAKDDARLLLSGGVRLTSDFGTFIAPNISPDPQAGIGSWSISDFANAMLAGVSPDGRHYYPAFPYGSYTRMTDGDIADLFAFMKTLPESQVASLPHEVGFPFNIRRSLGGWKLLFFTDAPRENVNSDDPLIARGQYLVEGPGHCGECHTPRNPVGGFVTNAWLSGAQNPEGEGVIPNLTPGGKSIGGWSAADIAYYLESGFTPDFDSVGGSMVEVQANMAKLKSGDRDAIAAYLKALPERANGWE is encoded by the coding sequence GTGAAACGGCTGGCGCTCGGTCTTGGCGTTTTGGCAGCAGCTGGTGCTGCGGTCGGTCTGTGGCTGACCGCGCCGGTTCCTGTGGCTGCCGAGCGGCTGCAGCGCATTGCAGCGCTTGACGGCGATGCGGCGGCGGGAGAGATGCTGTTCTGGGCCGGCGGTTGCGCCTCCTGCCATGCAGCACCCGGCGCGAAAGACGATGCCCGCTTGCTGCTGTCAGGCGGGGTTCGGCTGACAAGCGATTTCGGCACCTTCATTGCGCCCAATATTTCGCCTGATCCGCAAGCCGGGATCGGCAGTTGGTCGATTTCGGATTTTGCCAATGCGATGCTGGCCGGCGTTTCGCCCGATGGCAGGCATTATTATCCGGCGTTTCCTTATGGCTCCTACACGCGGATGACCGACGGCGATATCGCTGATCTGTTTGCCTTCATGAAAACGCTGCCTGAAAGCCAGGTCGCATCGCTGCCCCACGAAGTCGGATTCCCGTTCAATATCAGGCGGTCGCTGGGCGGCTGGAAATTGCTGTTCTTTACAGATGCGCCACGCGAAAACGTCAACAGCGACGATCCGCTGATCGCGCGCGGGCAATATCTGGTGGAAGGCCCCGGCCATTGCGGCGAATGCCACACGCCGCGCAATCCGGTTGGCGGCTTTGTCACCAATGCCTGGCTGTCGGGGGCGCAAAATCCCGAGGGCGAAGGGGTGATCCCCAATCTCACACCCGGCGGCAAGTCTATCGGCGGCTGGAGTGCTGCCGATATCGCCTATTATCTGGAAAGTGGTTTCACACCGGATTTCGACAGTGTCGGCGGATCGATGGTGGAAGTGCAAGCCAATATGGCGAAACTGAAAAGCGGCGACCGGGATGCGATCGCCGCCTATCTCAAGGCACTGCCCGAGCGGGCCAACGGCTGGGAGTAG